Proteins encoded by one window of Arachis hypogaea cultivar Tifrunner chromosome 1, arahy.Tifrunner.gnm2.J5K5, whole genome shotgun sequence:
- the LOC112695517 gene encoding serine/threonine/tyrosine-protein kinase HT1 yields MAMKNLYWLKEMSNNVKSGGRGRGGRRLSLGEYRRAVSWSKYIVSSGAAIKGEGEEEWSADLSQLFIGSKFASGRHSRIYRGIYKHIDVAIKLVSQPEEDEELAAQLENHFTSEVALLFRLHHPNIITFVGACKKPPVFCIITEYLAGGSLRSFLQRQGPHSLPLELVLKLALDIAKGMQYLHSQGILHRDLKSENLLLGEDMCVKVADFGISCLESQIGSAKGFTGTYRWMAPEMIKEKHHTKKVDVYSFAIVLWELLTGLTPFENMTPEQAAFAVTHKNARPPLPCDCPWAFSNLINKCWSSNPKKRPHFDEIVTILESYIESLEKDPEFFTNYKPRRPRNLVLKCLPKCNCRHVSSSSKS; encoded by the exons ATGGCGATGAAGAACTTGTACTGGTTGAAGGAAATGTCGAACAACGTGAAGTcaggagggagagggagaggaggGAGGAGGCTGTCGCTGGGAGAATACAGAAGAGCGGTGTCATGGTCGAAGTACATAGTGTCGTCCGGTGCCGCCATTaaaggagagggagaagaggaatGGAGTGCTGATCTGTCACAGCTGTTCATAGGTTCGAAATTCGCTTCTGGAAGGCACAGCAGGATCTACAGAGGGATATACAAGCACATCGATGTTGCCATCAAGCTTGTGAGCCAGCCTGAGGAGGATGAGGAATTGGCTGCTCAGCTTGAGAACCACTTCACTTCTGAGGTTGCGCTTCTCTTTCGCTTGCACCATCCTAATATCATTACT TTTGTAGGAGCTTGCAAGAAGCCCCCTGTATTTTGCATAATCACAGAATACTTAGCTGGTGGCTCATTGAGAAGCTTCCTTCAAAGGCAAGGACCACATTCACTCCCTCTAGAACTTGTTCTAAAGCTAGCCTTAGACATTGCCAAGGGTATGCAATACCTTCACTCTCAGGGCATACTCCACAGGGACCTCAAATCAGAGAATCTTCTCTTGGGTGAAGACATGTGTGTCAAAGTAGCAGACTTTGGGATCTCGTGCTTAGAATCCCAGATTGGTAGTGCTAAAGGGTTCACTGGAACTTACCGTTGGATGGCGCCAGAAATGATCAAGGAGAAGCACCATACCAAGAAAGTAGATGTTTACAGTTTCGCCATTGTTCTTTGGGAGCTTCTAACAGGACTAACACCCTTTGAGAATATGACACCAGAACAGGCAGCATTTGCAGTGACTCACAAG AATGCAAGGCCTCCATTACCATGTGATTGTCCATGGGCATTTAGTAATCTAATAAACAAATGCTGGTCAAGCAATCCGAAAAAACGACCACACTTTGATGAGATAGTCACTATTTTGGAGAGCTACATAGAATCACTGGAAAAAGATCCTGAATTTTTCACCAATTACAAACCACGTCGTCCACGTAATCTGGTTCTCAAATGCTTACCAAAGTGTAACTGTCGCCATGTATCCTCTTCTTCCAAATCTTAG